In the genome of Nocardioides seonyuensis, one region contains:
- a CDS encoding MazG nucleotide pyrophosphohydrolase domain-containing protein yields MTGGAGADGSALEEFADQMRLLHRECAWKREQTHTSLIPFVREEAEEVVEAIESGDPAALCDELGDLLLQVVIHAVIAEEAGDFTLEDVARGVIAKMERRNPHVFGDAVATTVDEVMALYNAAKAAERAERTNDPD; encoded by the coding sequence ATGACCGGCGGCGCGGGCGCTGACGGCTCGGCTCTGGAGGAGTTCGCCGACCAGATGCGCCTGCTGCACCGCGAGTGCGCGTGGAAGCGCGAGCAGACCCACACCTCGCTGATCCCGTTCGTGCGGGAGGAGGCCGAGGAGGTCGTGGAGGCGATCGAGTCCGGCGACCCGGCCGCGCTCTGCGACGAGCTGGGCGACCTGCTCCTGCAGGTGGTGATCCACGCGGTGATCGCCGAGGAGGCCGGCGACTTCACCCTCGAGGACGTCGCGCGTGGGGTCATCGCCAAGATGGAGCGCCGCAACCCGCACGTGTTCGGCGACGCGGTCGCCACCACGGTCGACGAGGTGATGGCGCTCTACAACGCTGCGAAGGCCGCGGAGCGAGCTGAGCGGACCAACGACCCGGACTGA
- a CDS encoding APC family permease gives MLLGTTLVVLVGFLALTATGDASPGEPLASSGGALGALQAAGLLFFAFAGYARIATLAEEVRRPELLGRAILLALGTAVVLYTAIGWALVHVLGDQLATSAVPVADATRALGAEWATPIVRVGAAAAALGALLALLAGVGRTTLAMARERDLPATLASVDPLHQVPDHAQLLIGAAVVALVLSVDLRGAIGFSSFGVLVYYAVANLSALRQPADQRRWPRPLQALGLVGCLVMAATLPTTSVLAGIVVLLLGVAGRAAAIFRRRRRPTT, from the coding sequence GTGCTGCTGGGCACCACCCTGGTGGTCCTGGTGGGCTTCCTGGCCCTCACGGCCACTGGCGATGCCTCCCCGGGCGAACCCCTGGCCTCCTCCGGTGGAGCCCTCGGAGCGCTGCAGGCCGCCGGCCTGCTCTTCTTCGCCTTCGCGGGCTATGCGCGCATCGCCACGCTGGCCGAGGAGGTACGACGACCCGAGCTGCTGGGGCGGGCGATCCTGCTGGCCCTGGGGACCGCCGTGGTGCTCTACACGGCAATCGGCTGGGCGCTCGTCCACGTGCTCGGTGACCAGCTCGCCACGTCGGCGGTCCCGGTCGCAGACGCCACGCGGGCGCTGGGCGCCGAGTGGGCGACCCCGATCGTCCGGGTCGGGGCCGCGGCTGCCGCTCTGGGCGCTCTCCTGGCCCTGCTCGCCGGGGTCGGCCGGACCACCCTGGCCATGGCTCGCGAGCGCGACCTGCCCGCCACGCTCGCCTCCGTCGACCCCCTCCACCAGGTCCCCGACCACGCGCAGCTGCTCATCGGGGCGGCGGTGGTGGCGCTGGTGCTCAGCGTCGACCTGCGCGGCGCGATCGGGTTCTCGTCGTTCGGAGTCCTGGTCTACTACGCGGTCGCCAACCTGTCGGCGCTGCGCCAGCCGGCTGACCAGCGCCGCTGGCCACGACCCCTCCAGGCGCTCGGGCTGGTCGGGTGCCTGGTGATGGCCGCGACGCTGCCGACGACCTCGGTGCTCGCCGGGATCGTCGTACTCCTGCTCGGGGTCGCAGGGCGAGCGGCCGCGATCTTCCGCCGCCGACGCCGACCCACCACCTAG